One stretch of Cyanobium sp. Tous-M-B4 DNA includes these proteins:
- a CDS encoding CbiQ family ECF transporter T component, giving the protein MDFLRQIPIGQFAAPDPAEAATGGSWLRRLDPRLKLAWSLIFLVTPILAGPLWRLSLVGLLLLITAASGLSWRLWRRSVPLLLALALLVGALAALLPAGTAAPAALQRPPAELRLQPGPPGSPPPERAGTPWVLLRAGPLLVTRRSAELGLNGATLLFTLVHSANLLLLSTSPEQLVWAISWLLAPLARLGLPVERLGFTLLLALRFLPLVQEELQNLLRSIATRAVNFKQLGWKGGLALVLALGERLLANVLLRAEQGAEALLARGGVWLPPDQLLRPAVAGRGLGLLNATAAGLLLLMLLLRWKVGDL; this is encoded by the coding sequence GTGGATTTTTTACGCCAGATCCCCATCGGCCAATTTGCCGCCCCGGATCCGGCGGAGGCGGCCACGGGTGGCAGCTGGTTGCGCCGGCTTGATCCGCGCCTGAAGTTGGCCTGGAGTCTGATTTTTTTAGTAACGCCGATCCTGGCAGGACCGCTCTGGCGTCTCAGCCTGGTGGGCTTGTTGCTGCTGATTACCGCCGCTAGCGGGCTCAGCTGGCGGCTATGGCGCCGCAGCGTGCCGCTGCTACTGGCCCTGGCCCTATTGGTGGGTGCCCTAGCGGCCCTGCTGCCGGCGGGCACGGCGGCACCCGCAGCCCTGCAGCGGCCGCCGGCGGAGTTGCGGCTCCAGCCCGGCCCCCCTGGTAGCCCGCCGCCAGAGCGAGCCGGCACCCCCTGGGTGCTGCTGCGCGCTGGCCCCCTACTGGTGACCCGACGTTCAGCTGAGCTGGGCCTCAACGGCGCCACGCTGCTATTCACCCTGGTGCACAGCGCCAACCTGCTGCTGCTAAGCACCTCCCCCGAACAGTTGGTGTGGGCGATCAGCTGGCTGCTGGCGCCCTTGGCCCGGCTGGGCCTGCCGGTGGAGCGGCTTGGCTTCACCCTGCTACTGGCCCTGCGCTTCCTGCCCCTGGTGCAGGAGGAGTTGCAAAACCTGTTGCGATCTATTGCAACCCGCGCCGTGAATTTCAAGCAGCTGGGCTGGAAGGGGGGCTTGGCTTTGGTGCTGGCCCTGGGAGAGCGGCTGCTGGCCAATGTGTTGCTGCGCGCCGAGCAGGGAGCTGAGGCGCTGCTGGCCCGCGGCGGGGTCTGGCTGCCGCCCGACCAGCTGCTGCGACCAGCAGTTGCG